One Falco peregrinus isolate bFalPer1 chromosome 6, bFalPer1.pri, whole genome shotgun sequence DNA segment encodes these proteins:
- the SAMM50 gene encoding sorting and assembly machinery component 50 homolog, translating to MGTVYARSLEPLPMGGPDFGALGEEAELVEVEPEAKQEILENKDVVVQHVHFEGLGRTKDDIIMYEISDVFKAKNLIDVMRKSHEAREKLLRLGIFRHVDVLIDTCQGDDALPNGLDVTFEVTELRRLTGSYNTMVGNNEGSMVLGLKFPNLFGRAEKVTFQFSYGTKETSYGLSFFKPQPGNFERNFSVNLYKVTGQFPWSSLRETDRGISTEFNFPIWKTNHTLKWEGVWRELGCLARTASFSVREESGHSLKSSLSHAMVIDSRNSSILPRRGALLKINQELAGYTGGDVSFLKEDFEFQLNKQLIWDSVFSASLWGGMLVPIGEKPSSIADRFYLGGPTSVRGFSMYSIGPQSEGDYLGGEAYWAGGLHLYTPLPFRPGRGGFGDLFRTHFFLNAGNLCNLNYGDGPRAHLQKLAEYIRWSYGAGIVLRLGNIARLELNYCFPMGVQSGDRICDGVQFGAGIRFL from the exons GTGGTAGTTCAGCATGTGCACTTCGAAGGACTTGGAAGGACCAAAGATGACATTATAATGTATGAAATCTCTGATGTTTTCAAGGCTAAAAATCTCATTGAT GTGATGAGAAAATCACACGAAGCGCGTGAAAAGTTGCTTCGTCTAGGAATCTTTAGACATGTAGATGTTCTGATTGATACCTGTCAAG GAGATGATGCCCTTCCAAATGGTTTAGATGTAACTTTTGAGGTAACAGAGCTGAGAAGACTAACTGGAAGTTATAACACTATGGTTGGCAACAATGAAGGCAGTATG gTACTTGGGCTCAAGTTCCCAAATCTCTTTGGACGTGCAGAAAAGGTAACCTTCCAGTTCTCCTATGGAACAAAGGAAACTTCATATGGCCTGTCATTCTTCAAACCACAGCCTGGAAACTTTGAAAGAAA tttttcagttaaCCTGTATAAAGTAACTGGACAGTTCCCTTGGAGCTCTCTTCGTGAAACGGATAGAGGAATTTCAACAGAATTCAAT TTTCCAATCTGGAAGACGAATCACACACTGAAGTGGGAGGGCGTGTGGAGAGAGCTTGGCTGCCTTGCTAGAACAGCATCCTTTTCTGTTCGAGAAGAAAGCGGACACTCTCTTAAATCTTCTCTCTCT catgccATGGTAATTGATTCCCGGAACTCCTCAATCTTGCCAAGACGAGGGGCTTTGCTGAAAATTAATCAG GAGTTGGCTGGCTATACAGGTGGAGACGTGAGCTTTCTGAAAGAGGATTTTGAATTTCAGTTGAATAAGCAACTCATCTGGGATTcg gTATTTTCAGCATCTCTTTGGGGTGGAATGCTAGTACCTATTGGAGAAAAGCCATCCAGTATAGCTGACAG GTTTTACCTTGGTGGACCAACAAGTGTGCGTGGATTCAGTATGTACAGCATTGGACCGCAGAGTGAAG GTGATTACCTGGGAGGAGAAGCCTACTGGGCTGGAGGCTTGCATCTGTACACCCCTCTGCCTTTCCGGCCAGGCCGGGGAGGGTTTGGAGACCTTTTCCGAACACATTTCTTCCTTAATGCCGGAAACCTCTGCAATCTCAATTATG GTGATGGTCCCAGAGCTCATCTGCAGAAGCTGGCAGAGTATATCCGGTGGTCTTACGGTGCCGGCATAGTGCTTCGACTTGGAAACATTGCTAGATTAGAGCTTAACTACTGTTTCCCCATGGGAGTACAGTCCGGTGACAG gatATGTGATGGTGTTCAGTTTGGAGCAGGAATCAGATTTCTATaa